One window of the Scyliorhinus canicula chromosome 25, sScyCan1.1, whole genome shotgun sequence genome contains the following:
- the LOC119957024 gene encoding CCN family member 1-like: MSCPYPRLVKAPGLCCQRFVCEDGGRPFPSRTALAGISSNELIHGSNLGKLHGELLSLANGVNPSLWSCPYSVNVSLLVTLIKIIIITILSFSAWRLFEGDGFPRDLCTRQTTPWSECSITCGLGVSSRVSNQNSECKLRKETCLCQLQASCKQTSYPRLKRGKKCTRMHKATEPAPFTYAGCKSVKKYQPNSCGLCLDRHCCSPLRTQTIRVHFQCEDSGHFSKNVMMIQSCKCSHHCSHLNEVVQPSYRLHKDIHRSSDEQLTFQPF; encoded by the exons ATGAGCTGCCCCTACCCCCGCTTGGTGAAAGCTCCCGGGCTGTGCTGCCAGAGGTTTGTCTGTGAGGACGGCGGCCGTCCCTTTCCCAGCCGCACCGCCCTGGCGGGAATCAGCAGCAACGAACTGATCCACGGCAGCAACCTCGGCAAACTGCACGGTGAGTTACTGTCACTGGCTAACGGGGTGAACCCCTCCCTCTGGAGCTGCCCC tacagtgtcaatgtcagcctacttgtgacactaataaagattattattattacaattctCTCTTTCTCGGCTtggaggctgtttgagggggacGGGTTCCCCCGGGACTTGTGCACCAGACAAACCACCCCCTGGTCCGAGTGTTCAATAACCTGCGGCCTGGGAGTgtccagcagggtcagcaatcaGAACTCCGAGTGTAAACTGAGGAAAGAGACCTGTCTGTGTCAGCTCCAAGCCTCTTGCAAGCAGACCAGCTATCCCCGGCTGAAG AGGGGTAAGAAATGCACCAGGATGCACAAAGCCACCGAGCCGGCTCCATTCACTTACGCTGGTTGTAAAAGTGTGAAGAAATACCAGCCGAACTCCTGCGGCCTGTGCCTGGACCGTCACTGCTGCTCGCCGCTCAGGACCCAAACAATCCGTGTGCACTTCCAGTGTGAGGACAGCGGGCATTTCAGTAAGAATGTGATGATGATCCAGTCGTGTAAGTGCAGCCACCACTGCTCCCACCTGAACGAGGTGGTCCAGCCGTCCTACAGGCTGCACAAAGACATCCACAGGTCCTCGGACGAGCAGCTGACCTTTCAACCCTTCTGA